The genomic interval CATACGCAGTAGAGGAGGACAAGTTGGCCGAGCAACCGCCGCGCGTGGCCCGCCTGCTATGGGACGGCAATCAGTGGTCCGGCCGCGGGCCGCGACCGGCGCTCAGTCTCGAGCGCATCGTCGCCGAGGCCATCGTCATCGCCGACGAGGAGGGCATCGGCGCGGTGTCGATGCAGCGCGTGGCCAGGCAACTCGGTGCGGCCACCATGTCGCTGTACCGGTACGTGCCGAGCAAGGACGAACTGGTCGCGCTGATGTTCGATACGACCATGTCCGACCCGCCGGACCTGTCCCGGCACGGGTGGCGCGCGGCGCTGGAGCAATGGTCGCGGGAGAGCCGGCAGCTGTATCTGCGACATCCGTGGATGCTCGCCATCGGCGCGAACAATCGCTGGATGGGACCCAACGAGGCCGCGTGGGGTGAGGCCGCGATCGGTGCGGTGACCGCGGCCGGGTTGCCGCCGGACACCGTCGCCGACATCATCTTCTCCGTCAACGCGTTCGTCGGCGGCATCGTCCGGCTGGAGATCGACCCGACCCTCGGGCGCGACCAGACCGGGCATGTCGGCCCCGCCCTCGATCCCGCGATGATCGAGAACTACGGCCGCCCGGAGCGATTCCCGGCCCTGCTGGCCATGCTGTCCGCCGACCCCGGTGACGACTACGGCACTCGCGACCTCGCCGCGTCCGTCTTCGAATTCGGCCTCGGCAAACTACTCGACGGCATCGCCGCCCACCTCGACTCCTGACCGAGAGCGCCAGGCCCGCAACGCCTCTGCCTCGAGTACATCCCCGTGGCCCACGCAGACGGTGTCGACATCCAGCTCCGTGAGGCGGTGGGCGGCGGCCGCGACGGCGTCACTGTCGAGATTGAACACTCCCGGCATGGTGGCGCCCCGGAGGTTGGCGAGAGTGTCGCCGGTGAACAGCACGCGGTGGCTCGGCAGGTGCAGGGCGATGCTGCCCGCCGTGTGCCCGGGGACGGCGAGAACTGTTGCGCCGCCGCCGAAGTCGAGTGACTCACCGGCGTGCAGTTCGCGGTGCACCGGAGCCGGACGCGGTGGGATGCCCGGCGGCAGCGCCGCCGCGATCGGGCGTTCCCAGTCGCGCAGCACCGGAGCGGGCTGCGGGCGCTCGCCCCGCACGATGGCGGCATCGGCGTGATGAGCCCAGATCTCGGCGCCCCATTCGGCCAGGTCGGCGGCCGAGCCGAGATGGTCGTCGTGGGCGTGGGTGAGGATCACTCGCCGCACCTGGCGGGGCGCGAAACCCAGTGCGCGCAGGCCGTTCTCGATCGCACCGGCGGCGCCGGGCAGGCCACTGTCGATCAGCGTCACCGCCCCGTCGTCGTTCCAGACGTACACATTGAGGTCGTTGACCTCGGAAAACCGCAGGGCGTTCAGCTGCGGCAGCACGGATACGATCTCCACACCGCGAACCTACCGACAACCGGCCCGGCCACCCGGGAAATCTGCTCTGAGCAGAGAACGGGCGCCGCGCGACGCGGCGGCGCCCGCACGGATCATGCTCTGTCGCGCAACGGCGTTCGCCCACCGGCCAATTCGGCCGTGAACGACTGGGTGTGCCGGTAGCTGCGGGCCACCAGCGCGGAGCGCAGATACCACAACCCGCTGGCCTGGGTGGGGTCGCACCCGGTGAGGGTGGCGATGCGTTTGAGCCGGTAGTCGACCGTATTGGTGTGGATGTGCAGGGCATGGGCGGTGCGCTGGCGGTTCAGGTTGTTGCTGATGTGCCGTTGCAGGGTGTCGAGCAGTTCCGGATGCGGGTCGAGCGGGTCGAGCAGGGTGCCCAGGTGCTCGCGGCCGGGACCGGGCCGGGTGAGCTGATACTCGAGCGCCAGGTCGTCGAACCGGTAGAGGCCGCGTACGAGCCGGAGCCGGTGCACCATGTCGAGCAGTTGGTGGGCGCGGTCGGCCGCGGCCGGGATGTCGTGGGTGTCGGAGGTGACGACGGTCGCGGTGATCGCCACCTGCGCCGCCTGTGACAACGTATCGACCAGCTGATCGAGATCGATCTCCCGGGTGGCCGGAATGAGCAGCGTGCCGCCGTCGACGCTCAGCAGCGACAGCGGGGCGTCGCCGTTGAGACTGGTGGCCAGCGCGGCCTGGATGCGGCGCAGCTTGCGGCGCGCGACCACCGCGCCGTCCAGCATCGGATTGTTCTCCTCCGGATGCGGCGGCACCGCCAAGGCCAGCACGTGGTACTGCTCGGCGATCTCGATGCCGGATTCGCGGGCCATGGTGGAGGTCGGCCGGCCGCCCAGCAGCGCCGAGGTCAGCGTGTGCACCGCGGTGTGGTGTTCGCTGACCACCGAACGCAGTTCGCGCACATAGGCTTTCGATACCGCGGTGGTCATGGTGTCGAGCATGTCCACCACCATCTTGGCGGCGCCGACCAGATTGTCGTAGTCGTCGCGCCGCAGTGCCAGCATCTGCTCGTCGCCGTCGATCGTGCGCCGATAACTGTTGGTGGCGCTGGTGATCACCAGGTCGAGTCCGAGGCGGAAACCCTCGTGGATGGCGTGGTGGATGGTGTCGATCGGCACGCCTTCGCGCGCCCACTGCGCGGCGGTGTCCTCCAGTTTCCGGGTCTTCTCCGGCACGTCGGCGCCGTCGAGCATACTGACCGCCAGCTCGAGACACAGCCGGGTGATGGAGGTGACGTCACCGTGGATCGCGTCGCCGGGCAGGGTTCGGCACGGTGCGACGGTCTCCACGAAGTGCCCCACCATCTGACGCGACAGGGCCCGCACGTCCTTCAACGGCGTGGAGAACGGCGTCCCGGAATACGTCAGACCGGGACTGTTGGACATGTCGGCTTTCATCGGCGACCTTCCTTCCACCTTTGGTAAGACGAGGTGGGTATCACCCGCTTGTTGCTCTGCCACAAACGGTAAGCCGAGCTTCAACTCACCTTCTACTCCTCTTTGAAGATTGTTCGGCAGTCGCGAAAACGCCGATTCATCAGGCGAAACAGTGCGCGGCGGCGGGGGTTGCGGAGCGTTCTGCGCGCGGATAGTTGGCCACAAGCTCACTTTTGGCGAGTCGTTCCGTACGCTGCGGTACGTTCGTGCCCGTCCGCAGCTCAGGCGGCCCGGGCGTTGATTTCCGCCTGGGCCATCGCGGCGATCATCCGCGCCGTCATCGCGATGGCCTCCTTGCGCTGCTGGGCGTCGATGTCCAGCGCCGAAACCCGCAGCACCGCGGCGAAACCCGTGTTGATCAGCACGAACGTCATGACGTCGTACTCGTGGTCGTCGCCCGGTCCGAGCATCTGGATGACCAGCACCTTGACCAGCAGGCGCAGCCGCGGCTCGAATTCGGGGATGCCGCTGCTGTAGAACTGCACACCGGCCACCAGGGCTCGCACCAGCTGCGCGTTGTCTACCAGCTCGTCGCTGATGACCTCGAGGATGCCGGTGATCATGTCCACGGTCGGCTTGTCCGACATGCCGAAAACCCGCTGTGTGAAGCGTCTTTCGATGTTCTCCAGCAGTCGCCCGAGCAGTTCCTCGACGATGACCGAGCGATCGGAGAAATACCGGTAGACCGTGCCGATGCTGACTCCGGCCTCCGCCGCGATGCGGTTCGTCGAGGTGTTGGCGATGCCGCGCTCACCGAAGAGCTGCGCGGCGGTGTCGAGTATGTGTTCCCTGGTCGCCTTGGCACGATCCTGTCTCGGGCGACGGCGCTGTCCCGCGGTTTTCGGCGGCATCGCGCTCTCCTGCCTGCTGTCGAAAGAAGATGAGCGTCGCTCAGTTTAAGCACAGTCCGCCCGCACCGTGGCGGAATCCGCGCCCGGAACCTGTTGGTCGGTTCGCCGTACTTGCGAATTCCCGGCCCGGCGCCGCCTCGATGGGGTGGAATGTGGGTGAACGGGAACAGGCAGCGTTGCCAGTGGAGGTGCGGTAGTGGCCGGTCGAGTGCCGAAGGGGCGTTTCGTACGGGGGAGCAGAATGGGCCGGCTCGCGGCCGGGCAGGCCGTCCGCGGGGTCGGGACCAGGCTGTCCATGATCGGCCGTCCCGAGCAGGCTCGGCAGGTGCTGGCCGAACGGGCCACGCTGCAGGCGGCACAGCAGTTCGTCACGGTGCTCGGCGCGATGAAGGGCGCGGCGATGAAATTGGGGCAGATGCTGTCGGTGCTCGACGTCGATCTGCTGCCGGAATCGCATCGCGAGATGTTCCGCGTCAAACTCGCCGAACTCCGCGACCAGGCGCCGACCGTGCCGTTCGGGCAGATGCGGGCGGTGCTCGAGGCCGATCTCGGGCCGCTCGGTCGGACCTTCCGGGATTTCGACGAGACACCGGTCGCGGCCGCCTCGATCGGCCAGGTGTATCGGGCCACGCTGCGCGACGGCCGGACGGTCGCGGTGAAGGTGAAGTATCCGGGCGTGGACGAGGCCGTGGAATCGGATATGCGCAACCTGGCCATGATCAGCAGGTTGTGGAAGTCCATTCTGCCGAGCGCGGCCGACGAGGACGTACTGGACGAGATCGCGCGCAATATCGGCACGGAACTCGATTATGTGCGCGAGGCCCGGACGCAGCACCGGGTGGCGACGCGCTACCGGGATCACCCGTTCATCACCGTGCCCGACAGCGTCGAGGAATGCTGCGGGCCGCACGTGCTCGTGACGGAATTCGTCGAAGGCGAATCGTTTTCGCAGCTGCGGCAATTGCCGGCGGCCGACCGGGACCGGATCGGGGAATTGATCTACCGCTTCTACATCACTCCCATCTTCGCCGACTACGAATTCTGCGGCGATCCCCATCCCGGCAATATCCTGCTCGCCGCCGACGGCCGGCTCGCCTTCGTGGATTTCGGGCTCTACAACACCATGGACGCCGTGTACGTGGAGGCCGAGCGCACGGCCATGCGCATGGCGTGTGAGCAACGCGCCGAGGATCTCTACGACACGTGGGTCGGCCGCGGCATCATCGACCCGAACGCGGGCGTGACCCCGCAGGAGTGCATGGAGTACGTCTGGGCCGCCGCCGGCTGGCACCTGCTCGACGAGGAGATCACCATCACCCCCGAACTCGCCACGGGCGCGGTCGTTCTGGCCATCGATCCGCGCGCGGCCAGCTTCCGCGGCATGCGCCGCCAGCACCTGCCCGCCGAGCACGTCTTCTCCCGCCGCGCCGACCTGTTCACTTTCGCGGCCCTCGGCCAACTCGTCACCACCAACAACTGGCATCGCCTGGCCCGCGAATGGCTCTACCACGAACCCCCGGCCACCGAGATCGGCCGCGCCTGCGCCGAGTGGCGGGCGAGCCGGTAGCGCGGTGAGGGGCATCGTTACGGCGACATGCCGACGAGTTCGGCGCTATCCGCCCACAGCGCCCGCGCCGCCTGGGGGTCGCGCGCCGACTCGGACGGTTGCGGCCAGGTGAGCACTCCTCTGCGCAGGGCGGCGTAGGTACGGCCGTCCGGGGGCGTGGCATGGCCGAGCGCCAGGTCGGCCAGGGCGGCACCGGCGGCCGCGGGCGTGTTGAAGTGACGGTTGAACGCACGCAGGGGGCGGGCGAGCGCGGGCGTGCCGAGCAGCGACCAGACGACCGGCAGCGGGAAGGCGAGGTTGCCTGCCAGACCGGTGCCGAAGACCTGGCCGGGGCAGTAGGCGATGGCGGTGAGGCGGCGGTGGGTGCCGCCGTACTCGGACAGTGCCCGCGCGGTCAGGACAGCGCACAGTTTGGCGGCGGTGTAGGCGTGCTGGCCCGCCTTTCTCGGCGTGGGATCCCGGCCGGGATCGCGGTCGGGGTGGGCGAGCAGCGTCGCGTCGGCGTGGCGCGGCGGCGTGAGACCGCCCTTGGTAGCGGGGTCGTGGGTGCCGCTCGTGGTCAGCACGACGGTCGCGGTGTCCGTCAGAAGGGGCAGCAGCAGGCGCAGCAGGAGGTAGTGGGCGAGGTGGTTGACGGCGAAGGTGGTCTCGAAGCCGTCGACCGTGCGGCCGTCGGCGTCGGGGCGGATCACGCCCGCGTTGAGCACCAGGGCGTCGATGCGGGTGTCTCCCAGGGTCTCGCGGACCTCGGTCGCGAAGGCGCGCACCGACGCCAGCTCGGTGAGGTCGAGCGGGAGAACCGCGCCTGTGGCCGTGCGGCGCGCGCCGAGAAGGAGCCGCGCGGAGTCCGTACATGCTATCCGGTCGGCCGCGATCGCACCGAAACCCGATGTGCCGCCGGTCATTACCATTACTGACATGCTTCCTCCGGGAAGCCCGTCGAATTGTGACGGTCTCGAATGTAGCGCCATGGCTCAGAAACCGATACCCGGACGGCCGGGCCGGGGTATGAGGCGGGCGGTGCGGCATCTGGTGGCGTAGCGGACCACCGGGCCCGCGAAGATTCCGGCGAGACGGGTGTAGGGCCAGATGCCGATCAGCAGCAGCACGGTCAGGGCGCGCAACCGGTGCAGGGCGGGGGCGTCGGCCATGGTCTCGGGTTTCGGGCGCAGGATGAAAAGTGAACGCGCCCAAGCGAACAGCGTTTCCGCGGGGCGGTAGTTGCCGTCGAGGGAGTTCGGGTCGAAGCGCACCAGGATGCCGGACAGGACGACCGCGGTCAGGACCGGGAGCGTCAGCCGGTCCAGCGGGGTGACCGGCGCGCGGTAGGCGCCGGCGATCATCGGCGGCAGGAACACCAGGACCGCCCCGGCCGCGGCGGTCGGCCCGGCCACCATCTCGACCCCGGCCGGGATCGCGTGCAGGACGCCGCGCGGGTGATCGTGCGGTCCGGAGGTGGCGACATCGGTGACGCGGGCGGCCAGCACGAGGACGGTTCCGAGGCGAAAGGCGTTGGCGCCGTAGCGTTCCAGTCGGTCGATGTCCGGGCCGCCACCGGCCGGGTGGAAGCGGTCGTGGCGGTATCGCCACACATTGCCGAGTACGAAGGACACGACAGCGCAGTAGGGCAGGACGACCCAGAGCAGAACCGGCACGGTTCGTCATCGCCTTCCGGAGTGGGGGAACTGGTGCACCACGGTCGCAGAGGCGCAAACTCCGAGCTAGGGGCCAAAGACACCTACCGAGGCGGCTCATCGGGACAAGCGCGCCCCCATTGCCGCAGGAAAGCCCGTGCCGCGTCGAGGTGCTGCCGCTGCAACCCGGTGTGCCGGTCGACCGGGATCAGCCGGGTGGGCGCCCCGGAGTCGCTGCGCCGTTCGGCCCAGCTCCCGTCTGCCGGTTGGAACTCGTCGTCGAACCAGCACAGCGGCCGCCGGCCCGCCCAGCGGTCGATCGTGGGCAACTTGCCGTGCCGGCCGTCGCGATGCCGGATACCGGTGTCCTCGAAGACGATCACCTCGAGCGCGGGCAGCCCGAGCAGCGGGCCGAGGAGGCGGTCGGCCTCATGCTCCCAGGCGGTGGCCCACACCAGATCGGCGTTCGTCTCCTGCGCCAGTCGCAGCAGGTCGCGCCCGCGCTCGGGATGCAGCAGCACCCGCTGCTCGATCGGGGGCACGGCCGGGATGATCCGGTGCGACACCACGAAGGGCAGGTAGCCGGTGGGCGGCGGCCGGCCCCGGCGCGGATAGGGATTCAGCGGGCCGTCGACATCCAGAAGTATTGCCGCACGCGGTGATTCGACCATGCGCATCCTCCCCGAATTCGGCAAGTTTACCCGGTCCGGACGCTCGGCGGGCGGATAGCCGGCGAAACGCTCGGCTGTGCGGTGGGCCTCCGGCTGCCGCTGGTTCGGCGAATCCGCGCTGGTGACGCCGAGATTGTGGCACCATTCGAAGTAGGTAACGGTCGGGCGTCGAGGAGATCGGTCCGAATCGGGTGACTCGGCGACCGGCGAACTTCGGACCACACACAGGATCGCGGCAGGGCCGATCATCGGCCCTCATTCCCAGGAGCCCGCTATGTCGGATCCGTCGCACACCAGAATCTGCCTGACCGGGACGGCGTCGCGCGCGCCGATGGTCAGCCTGTTCCTCGTCCCAGAGCCGCGCGTGCGCGGCGCCTGCATGCTGCACCTGCTCGAGCAGGCGCCGGTCGACGACGCACCCCGCCCCGACCCGGAACTGATCGCCTCCGTCGAGGCCCGTCACCTGCCCGGCGCCCGGGCCCGGCTGCTCGAAGTCGAACCGGTCCGCGCGTCCGCGCCGCAACTGCGCACCGTGTACCACGACCACTACATCGCCGACGGCCCACTCGGGCTGGACACCGGTGATCCGGCCGAGCTGGCGCGCCTGTCGATGCTGCCCGAGCATCCGATCGGCCCGCGCCGCATCGACGACTTCGAGGATCACTCGGTCCGGCAGGCGATGCTGGCCGTGTACCGCTATTTCGGTGTGGACCAGCGCATTCCGCTGATGTACCACGGATTCGCCGATCCGGGCGGCGGGTGGCTGGCGTTGCGCACGGCCGTCGCCTGAGGGCTCGGTCGGCGGGCGGCCTGGTAGCGGGAAACGTGCGGTGTCAGCGTGCGGTGACGAAGCCCTGCGCGACCAGCCAGTCGCGAGCGACGTCGGCCGGTTCCTGGCCCTCGACGTCCACCTTGCGGTTGAGTTCGGTGATGCTCTCGTTGGTCAGCTGCGCGGTGATCGGGGCCATCACCTCGGCGACCTGAGGATGTGCGGTGGCGAAGGATTCGCGCATCACCAGCGCCGCGTTGTACTTCGGGAAGAACTTCAGATCGTCGTCCAGCAGTTTCAGGTTCAGGGCCGGGATGCGGCCGTCGGTGGCGGCCACCGAACCGAACTGGCAGGTGCCGTCGGCCGTCGCCGGGTACACCAGCGAATCCTGCATGACCTGCTTGCGCACCTTGCCCATGTCGACGCCGTACTTGCGGACCAGGCCGGGGAAGCCGTCCTGCCGGACGCTGAATTCGGTTCCGACACAGGTGGTTCCGGTGGCCGGGTCGGTGTTCACCAGGCGGGCGTAGTCCGACAGGGTGGTGGCGCCGGTCCGCTGCTGGGCCGGTCCGCTGGTGACGAGCGCGTAGGTGTTGTTCATCGGGGCCAGGTCGGCCCACACCATGCCGTGCTCGGCGCGGTCCTGGTCGCGGACCGCCTCGAACTGCGCGACCGAATCCGGGACGGGGGTCTCGTTGCCGAGGTAGTTGATCCAGCCGGTGCCGGTGTAGTCGAACGCGACATCGACCTGCCCGTGCAGTTGGGCATCGCGCAGGCTGTTGGAGCCGGTGATGGCGGTCAGGTCGCGGACCTCCGCCCCGGCGGCGCTGAGCGCGAATTCGATCAGGTAGCCCAGGATGATCTGCTCGGTGAAGTCCTTGGAGCCCACGATGACTCGCACCCCGTCGAGTTCGGGGACAGGCTGAATGCTGCCGGGCCCGACCCGCAACGGCACCGCGCCCCCGGCCTCCAGCCCGCATCCGCACAGCAGCAGCCCCACCGCAGTCAGCGCGGCTATTGCCTTGGCCCCCACCGAGACAGGCCGTTGCCGCGCCGACGCGGACCGTCGCCTTGCCGCCGAGGTCTGTCGCCTTGCCGCCGAGGTCTGTTGGCTTGCTGGCGTGGGTTGTTGGTGTGCTGCTGTGGGCGGTTGGTTCGCTGGCGTGAGGTGTTGGTGTGCCGTTGTAGGCGGTTGGCTTGCTGGCGTGGGGGGTTGGCCTGCCGCTGTCGGCCATCGCCGCGCCGGCGCAGGCGGTGGAGTTCGTGACGGGAAGTTGGGAGTGCTCATCGCAGCCCCCTCGGTCCGAGGAAGCGTTCGGCGAGGGCGCCGAGCCAATCCACCAGGAGGGCCAGGGCGACGGCGAGGAGTGCGCCTACCCATAGCGTTACGTTGTCGCGCAGTTTGTAGCCGGTGTCGATAAGGATGCCCAGGCCGCCCGCGCTGACCAGGAACGACAGCGTCGCGGTGCCGACCGCCAGCACCAGCGAGGTGCGCAGGCCGGCCAGGATGTAGGGCACCGCGAGCGGAAACTCGATGCGGCGCAACACCGTAACGGCCGACATGCCCTGGCCGCGTCCGGCGTCCACGAGCGTCGGATCGACCTGCTGGTAGCCGAGGATGGTGTTGCGCAGCACCGGAAGCAGCGAATACAGCGCGATCGGCCCCACGCCGACCCAGAAGCCGGTGTGCTCGGTCCACAGGTAGGTCAGCACGATGAGCCCGATCGTGGGCGCGGCCGAACCCAGGTTCGCGATACCCACGAACAGCGGCGCCGCCCGCCGGTATCGGGCGCGCGTCAGCAGCGTGCCCAGCGGTACCGCCACCAGCACGACGATCACCATGACGGTCAGGGTGATGACCACGTGCTCGCGGGTGGCGGTGGCGATGTTGTCGGCGTTCATGCTGGCCTGCTGGGTGGCGGTCAGCGTGCGGCCGAATCCCCACCAGAGCACGCCGACGGCCAGCGCGAGCGCCAGCAGCGGCTGGGCGAACAGTCGGATGCGTTCGGCCCGCCGCTCCGGGTGCCCAGTGGCGACGCTCATGTCCGCGGGCCCGGTTCGGTTGTGGCGCTGGTGTGTTCGGCGCGCATCTCGGACAGGTGCGCCACCAGGGTGTCGATGGTGATCAGGCCCGCGTATTCGCCGCGACGGCCGGTGACGACGGCGTGGGCGTTGCTCTCGGCCAGCAGCACCTCGAGCGCCCCCTGCAGCGACGAGCGCAGCGCGACCGTGCCGGTGACGGGCAGCCCGGCCGCGCGCAGCGAGGTCGCCTGCGCGAGCAGGGCATCCGAGACCCACCGCAGCGGACGGCGTTGGGCGTCGAGCACCAGGCCCCATTTCCACTCCCGCTCGGCGAGCGCGGCGCGCAGCGGCTGCACCTCGTCGGATTCCAGGGCGGTGGGGCACTGCCCGAGCGCCACGTCCTGCACCCGGACCAGCGTGAGCTGCTTGAGCGCGGCGTCGGCGCCGACGAATCCGGCCACCGTCTCGTCGGCCGGTTCGGCCAGGATCGCGGCGGGGGTGTCGTACTGCAGAATCCGGGACCGGTTGCCCAGCACCGCGATTCGGTCACCGAGCTTGACCGCCTCGTTGAAATCGTGGGTGACGAACACGATCGTCTTGTGCAGTTCGGCCTGCAGGCGCAGCAACTCGTCCTGCAGCAGGCCGCGGGTGATCGGGTCGACGGCGCCGAACGGCTCGTCCATCAGCAGCACCGGCGGGTCGGCGGCCAGCGCCCGGGCCACGCCGACGCGCTGCTGCTGCCCGCCGGACAGCTGGCGCGGGTAGCGGTCGCGGAAGGTGGCGGGGTCCAGCCCGACCAGTTCGAGCATCTCGTCGACGCGGATGGCGATCCGCGCGCGGTTCCAGCCGAGCAGCCCGGGCACCGTCGCGATATTGCGCGCCACCGTCATGTGCGGGAACAGCCCGGCCTGCTGGATCGAATAGCCGACCTGCCGGCGCAGCTGGTCGGCGTTCACCGCGGTCACGTCGCGTCCGGCGATGGTGATGGTGCCCGACGTCGGCTCGATGAGGCGGTTGATCATGCGCATGGTGGTGGTCTTGCCGCAGCCCGACGGGCCCACGAATACCACGATCTCACCGGCGGGAATGGTGAGCGAGATGTTGTCGACGGCCGGATCCCGTTGTCCCGGATAGTGTTTGGTCACCGAGTCGAGGACGATCTCGGCGCGGGGATGCTCCGCGGCGGCGGGTGCGGTCTCAGTCACGGATTCCCCTCGCAGTGGTGAGCCGGCCGACGAGCACGAGCACGGCGTCGAGCAGCAGCGCCAGCACGATGATCAGCACCGTGCCCGTCAGCGCCATCGGCACCGCGGTGGGGCTGCCGAGCCGGGCCAGGCCGGAGAAGATCAGGTTGCCCAGACCCGGGCCCTTGGCGTAGGCGGCCATGGCGAGAATGCCCATGCTCAGCTGGGTGCTGACCCGGATGCCCGCCAGGATCGACGGCCACGCCAGCGGCAGTTCGATGCGGGCCAGGATGCGCAGGCGGTTCATGCCCACGCCGCGCGCGGCATCGGCGACGGCCGGGTCGACGCCGGCCAGGCCGATGATGGTGTTGCGCAGGATCGGCAGCAGCGCGTACAGCACCAGGGCCACGACGGTCGGCGCGACACCCAGGCCCAGGGCCGGAATGAGCAGGCCCAGCAGGGCGAACGAGGGCACCGTCAGGATGATGCTGGCGGCCGCTGTGGACAGCGCCGAACCCCACGGGCTGCGGTGCACCGCGATACCGGCCAGCACGGCCACCACGGTGGCGAGCAGCACCGACTGCACGACGGCGGAGACGTGCAGGTAGGAATCGGTCAGCAGCTGGTTTCGGTGGTCGACGACGAAGGTCCACAGCGTGTCCAGGGTCAGCCCTCCCGCATCCTCGACGTCCGGGCAGAGTGTAGCGACACAGAAGGGGACGGTATGGCATTTCCGGCGGTTTGTCGCGGTAGCGCCATCCGGTCCGGACACTCGGCGGTCGTTCCCGCGAATCGGGCTGCGGCCCTGGTCGTTCCGCCGTTGGAGGCCGAATGACGGCGCAACCGGACACAGTGGGACAGCTATGCCTCTTGACGGTCGGCCCGGCGGCTCGGGATGCTCATCCGGCCGTCCTGCGCAGTGCGGCCAGTAATGCCCGGCGGGGACGGCACGAGCAGACGATCGCACCATGCCGGTGCGGACGGCGCGTGCCGACAGGGCACGGCTGCCTCCCGGCGGCAGCGGACCGGCGGTCGATGCGCACCGACCGCCGGTTTCGCGTACTGCCGCCCCGTCGGGAACCGCGAGGCTCTCCCGGTCGTCTTACTCTGTGACGGCCCGGGGAGGGGAGCGGAGATGACAGGACGCACGCGGACGCGATCGTGGTGGCTCGTGGCGGGGGTGATAATCGTGCTCGCCGTCGTCGCGGTGGGCGGGGTGTGGTGGCAGCATAGTTCGGGCCCGCGGCCGATCGCCGGTGAGCGGCTCACGGCCTTCCCCGATATCGACTCCTCCGGGCTGGATCCCGGCCGGTCCCGGATCATCGCCGTGGCCCGCGCCGAATTCGCCCACCCCGGCGACGGGCGCAAGTACGCCGAAGGGGTCGAGGAGGCGTGGTGCGCCGACTTCGTCAGCTGGGTGCTGCGGGAGGCCGGAATGCCGCTGGCCA from Nocardia wallacei carries:
- a CDS encoding ABC1 kinase family protein; this translates as MAGRVPKGRFVRGSRMGRLAAGQAVRGVGTRLSMIGRPEQARQVLAERATLQAAQQFVTVLGAMKGAAMKLGQMLSVLDVDLLPESHREMFRVKLAELRDQAPTVPFGQMRAVLEADLGPLGRTFRDFDETPVAAASIGQVYRATLRDGRTVAVKVKYPGVDEAVESDMRNLAMISRLWKSILPSAADEDVLDEIARNIGTELDYVREARTQHRVATRYRDHPFITVPDSVEECCGPHVLVTEFVEGESFSQLRQLPAADRDRIGELIYRFYITPIFADYEFCGDPHPGNILLAADGRLAFVDFGLYNTMDAVYVEAERTAMRMACEQRAEDLYDTWVGRGIIDPNAGVTPQECMEYVWAAAGWHLLDEEITITPELATGAVVLAIDPRAASFRGMRRQHLPAEHVFSRRADLFTFAALGQLVTTNNWHRLAREWLYHEPPATEIGRACAEWRASR
- a CDS encoding TetR/AcrR family transcriptional regulator, giving the protein MPPKTAGQRRRPRQDRAKATREHILDTAAQLFGERGIANTSTNRIAAEAGVSIGTVYRYFSDRSVIVEELLGRLLENIERRFTQRVFGMSDKPTVDMITGILEVISDELVDNAQLVRALVAGVQFYSSGIPEFEPRLRLLVKVLVIQMLGPGDDHEYDVMTFVLINTGFAAVLRVSALDIDAQQRKEAIAMTARMIAAMAQAEINARAA
- a CDS encoding TetR/AcrR family transcriptional regulator, which translates into the protein MAEQPPRVARLLWDGNQWSGRGPRPALSLERIVAEAIVIADEEGIGAVSMQRVARQLGAATMSLYRYVPSKDELVALMFDTTMSDPPDLSRHGWRAALEQWSRESRQLYLRHPWMLAIGANNRWMGPNEAAWGEAAIGAVTAAGLPPDTVADIIFSVNAFVGGIVRLEIDPTLGRDQTGHVGPALDPAMIENYGRPERFPALLAMLSADPGDDYGTRDLAASVFEFGLGKLLDGIAAHLDS
- a CDS encoding SDR family NAD(P)-dependent oxidoreductase, giving the protein MSVMVMTGGTSGFGAIAADRIACTDSARLLLGARRTATGAVLPLDLTELASVRAFATEVRETLGDTRIDALVLNAGVIRPDADGRTVDGFETTFAVNHLAHYLLLRLLLPLLTDTATVVLTTSGTHDPATKGGLTPPRHADATLLAHPDRDPGRDPTPRKAGQHAYTAAKLCAVLTARALSEYGGTHRRLTAIAYCPGQVFGTGLAGNLAFPLPVVWSLLGTPALARPLRAFNRHFNTPAAAGAALADLALGHATPPDGRTYAALRRGVLTWPQPSESARDPQAARALWADSAELVGMSP
- a CDS encoding respiratory nitrate reductase subunit gamma, translating into MPVLLWVVLPYCAVVSFVLGNVWRYRHDRFHPAGGGPDIDRLERYGANAFRLGTVLVLAARVTDVATSGPHDHPRGVLHAIPAGVEMVAGPTAAAGAVLVFLPPMIAGAYRAPVTPLDRLTLPVLTAVVLSGILVRFDPNSLDGNYRPAETLFAWARSLFILRPKPETMADAPALHRLRALTVLLLIGIWPYTRLAGIFAGPVVRYATRCRTARLIPRPGRPGIGF
- a CDS encoding HAD domain-containing protein, with translation MVESPRAAILLDVDGPLNPYPRRGRPPPTGYLPFVVSHRIIPAVPPIEQRVLLHPERGRDLLRLAQETNADLVWATAWEHEADRLLGPLLGLPALEVIVFEDTGIRHRDGRHGKLPTIDRWAGRRPLCWFDDEFQPADGSWAERRSDSGAPTRLIPVDRHTGLQRQHLDAARAFLRQWGRACPDEPPR
- a CDS encoding MBL fold metallo-hydrolase codes for the protein MEIVSVLPQLNALRFSEVNDLNVYVWNDDGAVTLIDSGLPGAAGAIENGLRALGFAPRQVRRVILTHAHDDHLGSAADLAEWGAEIWAHHADAAIVRGERPQPAPVLRDWERPIAAALPPGIPPRPAPVHRELHAGESLDFGGGATVLAVPGHTAGSIALHLPSHRVLFTGDTLANLRGATMPGVFNLDSDAVAAAAHRLTELDVDTVCVGHGDVLEAEALRAWRSRSGVEVGGDAVE
- a CDS encoding PucR family transcriptional regulator, which encodes MKADMSNSPGLTYSGTPFSTPLKDVRALSRQMVGHFVETVAPCRTLPGDAIHGDVTSITRLCLELAVSMLDGADVPEKTRKLEDTAAQWAREGVPIDTIHHAIHEGFRLGLDLVITSATNSYRRTIDGDEQMLALRRDDYDNLVGAAKMVVDMLDTMTTAVSKAYVRELRSVVSEHHTAVHTLTSALLGGRPTSTMARESGIEIAEQYHVLALAVPPHPEENNPMLDGAVVARRKLRRIQAALATSLNGDAPLSLLSVDGGTLLIPATREIDLDQLVDTLSQAAQVAITATVVTSDTHDIPAAADRAHQLLDMVHRLRLVRGLYRFDDLALEYQLTRPGPGREHLGTLLDPLDPHPELLDTLQRHISNNLNRQRTAHALHIHTNTVDYRLKRIATLTGCDPTQASGLWYLRSALVARSYRHTQSFTAELAGGRTPLRDRA